A section of the Solitalea canadensis DSM 3403 genome encodes:
- the tamL gene encoding translocation and assembly module lipoprotein TamL, which produces MILKSFTSRILNKTILIFLIPIILLGSCKPSRYLKPTESLIDKVEVKGVDKKLEEDAKSFIPKANAKFLGQKFGLGMYNTFNTKKGAYKAKPKKIGEAPAIFDSTKAYSAMQKMSRFLLNKGYFNNKVHLRIDSIGKKKIKLTYEAFQGPVYTIRNYSFNILDTALLHLYTKNYKKPIDSGKNYDYYLLEREVSVANNLFKMNGYKDFEKSYIRYKADTLINDSVRKSGGKASHQVDIITIINNPKGKDHHQAFTMNDTYVTITPGVKRREIEPDTIRKNDIYFLDKEGRFKPHRFSDLIFFKKGALFNNDDYLKTYTRLGDLNLFKFINFDFRNVEGDSSKLNTYIELIPSKRRSAAVNGEFTLSGSYLGTNAGVTYMNKNFFGGGEIFEFKLKGGLEFQPTNFNGLEQPRIREKTVETSVSILFPRLLSPFNFNLSRYSLPKTRITLGYNYEGRQQFSTGNIFTSLSYEWKENIKKSHYLTPVTISLVNSHIDSALAEQYILSGNLSALSRYEPYFALGSQYTYLLNDYKIRFGGSFVYFKGNIDVAGNLLYLTYKLAGAKINTDGYYTTFNRPFYQYAKPDLEIRYYKLLNRNQFIARFNIGAGFAYGNSSAMPYSKLYGTGGANSLRAWRARQVGPGAFPRNDLKPTGADSVRLNLEQLGEMKIEANLEYRFNITNNFFGFKLNGATFLDAGNVWNISDFEGIYPKGQFEFNNFYKELAIGTGLGVRLDLSFLILRLDAGLKLHDPQFESDRWVIKHLWDKDFKNQYPSFRFMNYSIGIGYPF; this is translated from the coding sequence GTGATTTTGAAATCATTTACATCGAGAATTTTAAACAAAACTATACTTATATTTTTAATCCCAATAATATTGTTGGGATCCTGCAAACCGAGTCGATACCTAAAACCTACTGAATCTCTAATAGATAAAGTTGAGGTTAAAGGAGTTGACAAAAAACTGGAAGAAGATGCCAAATCATTTATTCCTAAAGCTAACGCTAAATTTTTAGGCCAAAAATTTGGGTTAGGAATGTATAACACCTTCAACACTAAAAAAGGTGCTTACAAAGCAAAACCAAAAAAAATTGGGGAAGCACCTGCCATTTTTGATAGTACAAAAGCCTATTCGGCAATGCAGAAAATGAGTCGTTTTTTGCTGAATAAAGGTTATTTTAATAACAAAGTGCACTTACGGATAGATTCGATAGGCAAGAAAAAAATCAAATTAACCTACGAAGCATTTCAAGGACCGGTATATACCATTCGTAATTACAGCTTCAATATACTCGACACTGCTCTACTTCATTTATACACTAAGAATTACAAAAAGCCAATTGATTCAGGTAAAAACTATGATTATTATTTGCTTGAACGCGAGGTATCAGTAGCCAACAACCTTTTTAAGATGAATGGATACAAAGATTTCGAAAAATCTTATATCCGATATAAAGCTGATACGCTTATTAATGACTCTGTAAGAAAGAGCGGTGGAAAAGCTAGTCACCAAGTCGATATCATCACCATTATTAATAATCCAAAAGGCAAAGATCATCATCAGGCATTTACGATGAATGATACTTATGTAACAATTACCCCGGGTGTAAAAAGAAGGGAAATTGAACCGGACACTATTAGAAAAAATGACATTTATTTTTTAGATAAAGAAGGCCGTTTTAAACCTCATCGTTTTTCTGACTTGATCTTCTTCAAAAAAGGTGCACTTTTTAACAATGATGATTATCTGAAAACCTATACCAGGTTGGGTGATCTCAATCTTTTTAAATTTATCAATTTTGATTTTAGGAACGTTGAGGGCGATAGCTCCAAATTAAACACCTACATTGAACTAATCCCTTCCAAACGCAGAAGTGCAGCCGTTAATGGAGAGTTTACACTAAGCGGAAGTTATTTAGGAACTAACGCCGGAGTAACTTATATGAACAAAAACTTTTTTGGAGGAGGTGAGATTTTTGAATTTAAGCTTAAAGGAGGTCTTGAATTTCAACCGACGAACTTTAATGGTTTGGAACAACCCCGAATTAGAGAAAAGACAGTTGAAACAAGTGTAAGTATTTTATTTCCACGATTACTTTCTCCATTCAACTTTAATTTAAGCAGATACTCCTTACCTAAAACACGGATCACATTAGGTTATAACTATGAAGGCCGTCAACAATTCTCAACCGGAAACATTTTTACAAGCTTAAGTTATGAATGGAAAGAAAATATTAAAAAATCGCATTATTTAACACCAGTAACCATATCACTTGTAAACTCACATATAGATTCTGCACTTGCTGAACAATATATTTTATCAGGCAACCTATCTGCATTAAGCCGTTATGAACCCTATTTTGCATTAGGATCTCAATACACTTATTTATTAAATGATTATAAAATAAGATTTGGGGGAAGTTTCGTTTATTTTAAAGGAAATATTGATGTTGCAGGCAATCTTCTTTACTTAACTTATAAACTGGCTGGAGCCAAAATAAATACGGACGGTTATTATACAACTTTCAACAGACCATTTTATCAATATGCTAAACCTGATTTAGAAATCAGGTATTATAAATTGCTTAATAGAAATCAGTTCATTGCCCGATTTAATATTGGGGCTGGGTTTGCCTACGGAAACTCATCAGCAATGCCCTATTCTAAACTTTATGGTACAGGAGGGGCGAACTCATTACGCGCTTGGAGAGCCAGACAAGTTGGTCCTGGAGCATTTCCAAGAAATGACCTCAAACCTACGGGAGCTGATAGTGTTCGTTTGAACCTGGAACAATTGGGAGAAATGAAAATTGAAGCGAATCTTGAGTATCGTTTTAATATTACCAACAATTTTTTCGGATTTAAATTAAATGGTGCCACATTTTTAGATGCTGGTAATGTGTGGAATATTTCTGATTTTGAAGGAATTTACCCGAAAGGTCAATTTGAGTTTAATAACTTTTACAAGGAACTCGCAATTGGCACCGGACTTGGCGTCCGTTTAGATCTCAGTTTCCTCATTCTACGTCTGGATGCCGGCTTAAAACTCCACGATCCCCAATTTGAGAGTGATCGATGGGTTATTAAACACTTATGGGATAAAGATTTTAAAAACCAATACCCGAGTTTCAGGTTTATGAATTACTCAATTGGTATTGGGTACCCGTTTTAG
- a CDS encoding quinone-dependent dihydroorotate dehydrogenase, whose protein sequence is MYNLIKPLFFKYDPEVIHHKVFNWIKNVQAIPGAKQMIKATYCLEDNRLAREVFGIKFKNPVGLAAGFDKDAKLFDELGNLGFGFIEVGTITPVGQPGNDKPRMFRLVDDEALINRMGFNNEGVDEMVKRLKNRKDHSLIIGGNIGKNKVTPNDVADEDFVICFEKLFDVVDYFVVNVSSPNTPGLRDLQDKEPLKKLLFRLQTLNETKPKSKPILLKIAPDLTNEQLDDIIEIVLETKIAGVIATNTTISREGLKSNPDLVNQMGGLSGKPVKDRSTEVIRYLSQKSNKAFPIIGVGGIHSGDDAIEKLNAGASLVQIYTGFIYKGPGLVKEINKKILEKGL, encoded by the coding sequence ATGTATAATCTCATCAAGCCACTTTTTTTCAAATACGATCCCGAAGTAATTCATCACAAAGTATTTAATTGGATTAAAAACGTTCAGGCAATTCCAGGTGCCAAGCAAATGATCAAGGCCACCTATTGTTTAGAAGATAACAGGTTAGCGCGTGAAGTTTTTGGTATTAAATTCAAAAATCCGGTAGGATTGGCCGCTGGCTTTGACAAGGATGCCAAACTTTTTGACGAGTTGGGCAATTTAGGATTTGGATTCATTGAAGTTGGAACAATAACACCGGTTGGACAGCCTGGTAATGACAAACCCAGAATGTTTCGACTGGTTGACGATGAAGCGTTAATTAACCGTATGGGTTTTAACAATGAAGGTGTTGATGAGATGGTAAAGCGACTGAAAAATCGTAAGGATCACTCATTAATTATCGGTGGCAATATTGGTAAAAACAAAGTAACACCCAATGATGTTGCAGACGAAGATTTTGTGATTTGTTTTGAAAAGTTGTTTGATGTGGTTGATTATTTTGTGGTAAATGTTAGCTCTCCCAATACTCCAGGGCTGCGCGATTTACAAGACAAAGAACCTCTAAAAAAGCTTTTATTCCGCTTACAGACATTAAACGAAACCAAACCAAAATCGAAACCTATTTTGTTAAAAATAGCTCCTGACTTAACTAACGAGCAGCTGGATGACATTATAGAAATTGTTCTTGAAACTAAGATTGCAGGAGTAATTGCAACGAATACCACTATTTCCAGAGAGGGGTTAAAGTCAAATCCTGACTTGGTTAATCAAATGGGAGGTTTAAGTGGTAAACCTGTAAAAGACCGTTCAACGGAAGTTATCCGTTATTTATCACAAAAATCAAATAAAGCTTTTCCGATTATTGGCGTGGGCGGGATTCACTCAGGTGATGATGCAATTGAAAAATTGAATGCAGGAGCTTCTCTTGTTCAGATATACACCGGATTTATTTATAAAGGCCCGGGATTAGTAAAAGAAATCAATAAAAAGATTCTTGAAAAAGGATTATAA
- a CDS encoding patatin-like phospholipase family protein codes for MKNYLLFILLFLSSSVVAQKVGVVLSGGGAKGLAHIGLLKALEENNIPIDYIAGTSMGGIVASMYAAGYSPSQIEYIATSADFQDWVNGRFKSDYKLFYKNKPDNPSFVTARIAVDSSFQFKLRSNLINDIPLNFALLELLSQASASANYNFDSLFVPFRCVVSDVFSQEPIYLSKGNLSDAVRGTMTVPFVYRPIKINDKYVFDGGVYNNFPADVMKDDFDPDIMIGCNVSSKIYNDYPKEIDERLMSRFAVFLFLSKSDSTKLGKNGIYVQPDLKGFSVTNFEPVEALIKRGYEAAMKNMDSIKARIKGRSVPEELDSKRLAFIRKNKIDSIREVRITGANSKQRAYIEDVLGKRSGAIDMLQLKKGYYKLMADDNFETVYPRIENDSLKKTYNFDLNVKPDRNFKIDLGGNLSSRPISNFFLGLQYNFVNRESYTFCTNFYSGRFYESMNLGSRIDIGAKTPTFIEINYTYNHWDYFRNSEIFVENKNAVPLNQSDKLLALRFGFPYKGNTRLVFEGGFFRNFDKYSPYNDFNASDVLDQTVFNGQKISFILERNTLNRKQYASSGSLTLLSLSYINGNEDYDPGSVSIVPALNGERREWLAFRVTSDRYFSISKNYSFGYAAEALISNQPTLATYKASLVEQPAAYPLQDSRSLFLANFRAYNFINVGLRSVYTFKRNLDFRVEGYGFIPFDQLQEGFNQQAAVTEPNQYFRLAATAGAVYRSIVGPIGLSVNYYDDPQKRWGVLLHLGYILYNKKSLE; via the coding sequence ATGAAGAACTATCTTTTATTTATTTTATTGTTTCTAAGCTCGTCCGTTGTTGCCCAAAAAGTTGGAGTAGTTTTAAGTGGAGGTGGAGCAAAAGGATTAGCTCATATAGGCTTGTTAAAAGCGTTAGAGGAGAATAACATACCGATCGATTATATAGCTGGAACATCAATGGGAGGAATTGTTGCTTCAATGTATGCGGCAGGTTACTCTCCTTCACAAATAGAATATATTGCAACCAGTGCAGATTTTCAGGATTGGGTAAACGGTCGTTTTAAAAGCGATTATAAACTCTTCTACAAAAATAAGCCCGATAATCCGTCCTTTGTTACTGCGCGAATCGCGGTTGATTCTTCTTTTCAATTTAAGCTTCGTTCCAACCTGATCAATGATATCCCATTAAATTTTGCCCTGCTCGAGTTATTGTCACAAGCATCAGCAAGTGCTAACTATAATTTTGACAGTTTATTTGTGCCTTTTCGTTGTGTAGTTTCTGATGTGTTTTCTCAGGAACCTATCTATTTAAGCAAGGGTAATCTTTCTGATGCTGTACGGGGAACCATGACGGTTCCTTTTGTATATCGTCCAATAAAGATTAACGATAAATACGTGTTTGATGGTGGTGTTTATAATAATTTTCCAGCCGATGTAATGAAGGATGATTTTGATCCGGACATAATGATCGGTTGTAATGTCTCCTCTAAGATCTATAATGATTACCCCAAAGAAATTGATGAACGTTTGATGTCGAGATTTGCAGTTTTTCTGTTTCTTTCAAAATCCGACTCCACAAAATTAGGAAAGAATGGTATATATGTTCAGCCTGATTTAAAGGGTTTTAGCGTAACCAATTTTGAGCCTGTAGAGGCATTAATTAAGCGAGGTTATGAAGCGGCAATGAAAAACATGGATTCTATAAAAGCTCGCATTAAAGGACGGTCTGTTCCTGAAGAGTTGGATTCAAAACGATTGGCCTTTATCCGGAAGAATAAAATAGATTCGATCAGAGAAGTTAGGATAACCGGAGCAAACAGCAAACAAAGGGCTTACATTGAGGATGTGTTAGGAAAACGATCTGGGGCAATAGATATGTTGCAGTTGAAGAAGGGATATTATAAACTCATGGCTGATGATAATTTTGAAACGGTTTATCCTCGTATTGAAAATGACTCTCTTAAAAAAACATACAACTTCGATTTAAATGTTAAGCCCGATAGGAACTTTAAAATAGACCTTGGAGGGAACCTTTCGTCCAGGCCGATTAGTAATTTTTTTCTTGGGTTACAGTACAATTTCGTCAATCGTGAATCCTACACTTTTTGCACAAATTTTTATTCAGGTCGTTTTTATGAATCCATGAATTTAGGTTCACGAATTGATATTGGTGCAAAAACACCAACATTTATTGAGATAAATTATACCTATAACCATTGGGACTATTTTAGAAACTCAGAAATTTTTGTCGAGAATAAGAATGCAGTTCCGCTAAATCAATCGGATAAGTTACTTGCTCTGCGTTTCGGATTTCCTTACAAAGGGAATACCCGATTAGTGTTTGAAGGCGGTTTTTTTCGAAACTTTGATAAATATAGTCCATACAATGATTTTAATGCGTCTGATGTATTGGATCAAACTGTTTTTAATGGACAAAAAATTTCATTTATTCTTGAAAGAAACACCCTAAACCGAAAGCAATACGCTAGCAGTGGTTCCTTAACATTATTGTCACTAAGTTACATCAATGGGAATGAAGATTATGATCCGGGATCGGTTTCAATAGTTCCGGCTTTAAACGGTGAACGTCGTGAATGGCTTGCTTTTCGAGTGACTTCAGATCGGTATTTTTCAATAAGTAAAAACTACTCATTTGGATATGCAGCAGAGGCGTTAATTTCTAATCAGCCCACATTAGCCACTTATAAAGCATCGTTGGTTGAGCAACCGGCAGCGTATCCATTACAAGATTCACGCTCTTTATTCTTGGCGAATTTCAGAGCTTATAATTTCATTAATGTGGGATTGAGGAGTGTTTACACCTTTAAGAGAAATCTTGATTTCAGAGTTGAGGGGTATGGCTTTATTCCTTTCGATCAATTACAAGAGGGTTTCAATCAACAGGCAGCTGTTACCGAACCTAATCAATATTTCAGACTTGCAGCCACCGCTGGAGCAGTATACAGGAGCATTGTTGGCCCCATTGGCTTGAGCGTAAATTATTATGACGATCCACAGAAAAGATGGGGAGTTCTTTTACATTTGGGTTATATATTGTACAATAAAAAATCGCTTGAATGA
- a CDS encoding TrmH family RNA methyltransferase — protein sequence MISKSQISFVKSLHNKKYREEHGLFIVEGVKMVNELLESSFKVHSIFSTENYLKNITNINPNIEKAAIHEVSESELQKISCLHTPNEVFALVQTPINNIDNQQFNESLTTHWSIMLDDVQDPGNMGTIIRIADWFGIKTLITSLNSVEVYNPKVVQSTMGSIFRINMISTDLEKVLNTIKAPVYGALLEGENLYKAAFNQPGIILMGNESKGISEKLRKFISYPLSIPGYGKAESLNVGIATAIFCSEMRRRE from the coding sequence ATGATTTCAAAATCACAAATAAGTTTTGTTAAATCTCTCCACAATAAGAAATACCGTGAAGAGCACGGTTTGTTCATTGTAGAAGGTGTTAAAATGGTGAATGAATTACTGGAATCTTCTTTTAAAGTCCACTCAATATTTTCGACTGAAAATTATCTAAAAAACATCACAAATATAAATCCGAATATTGAAAAAGCTGCTATTCATGAGGTATCTGAAAGTGAATTGCAAAAAATAAGTTGCCTTCATACGCCAAATGAAGTATTTGCTTTAGTGCAAACGCCTATTAATAATATTGATAATCAGCAATTTAATGAGAGTCTAACTACTCATTGGTCTATTATGCTTGATGATGTACAGGATCCGGGCAATATGGGAACCATTATTCGTATTGCCGACTGGTTTGGTATTAAAACGCTAATAACCTCCTTAAATTCTGTGGAGGTGTATAACCCGAAAGTAGTTCAATCGACCATGGGTTCTATCTTTCGGATCAATATGATAAGCACAGACCTTGAGAAAGTGTTGAATACCATCAAAGCGCCGGTATACGGAGCATTGTTAGAAGGGGAGAACCTTTACAAAGCAGCGTTTAATCAGCCCGGAATTATTTTGATGGGAAATGAATCAAAAGGAATTTCAGAAAAATTGCGGAAATTTATATCGTATCCATTGTCGATACCCGGATATGGCAAAGCGGAATCATTGAACGTTGGGATTGCAACGGCTATATTCTGTTCAGAAATGCGTAGAAGGGAATAA